The nucleotide window GAATCAGTGGCCGAGTGTTGCCGGAATTGGTGGCCGAGTTCAGCCGGAATACCCACTCGTACCGAAATCGATGATCCACATCCCGCGTGAGCGCCTCGTGATGTCCATGCCGTTCACCCATGGAACGAGAACATCCGAGTTCGGTCGCCCATGAGGATTCGGCTCCTCCAGCATCCGCAAAGCCAGATCCTCAGGGATATCGAAGGCCCCTCCCTTTGTATCGCCCATGAAAGCTACACCTGCATTCTCCGAAAGCCGCTTAGCTTGCGTGAGATCGACCGTGGAGGTGAGATTGGCGTTGATCTGGGTGACGGAACACCCGTCAAGTTGCCGGATTGCCTCACTGCCTGAATCGAATCCGACCATGCTGATGTGAACGTGCGCCCCATCCAACACCCAGGGGCGATCGCTTTCAGCGAAGAAGATGTCGCCTGATTCCTTGATGCGCTTCAACAACAACCGATTCGCTCCACCGCGAATCCCCTGGGTAGCAAGAAGCCCTGCTCGCTTGCACTTACCGGCCTCGATATGGGACCTAGCCTTTTCGAACCAATAGCAACACAGGTCAGCCTCCGCAGGTACATTCCCTTTCCAAACACTGAACATTTGGTCGACGTAATCATCGCCAAGGTTTGTGCGAAGAAGTTTGCCACCCAAGAACGGCGGATTGCTAACGATGAAATCTACTTCGGGCCAGTCCGGTTGAACGGCTTCACCATCGGGATTGATTTCCACAATGGCGTCGTCATTACGGAAGTTGGCCGTAAGCGCTTGCAGAATAGGCTGCGGAGGGCTGCCGAAACCATTCGCTCTCACCCACTGAAGATGTCCGATCCACACGGTCATTTGAGCCAGGTCAAACGCATAGGGGTTGATTTCGATACCGTACAGTTGTCGGGGGTGTACCAGCGGCAGTGGGGCTTCGAGGCCCCTGCTCTGAGCCCAGAGAATGACTTCTTTTTCAAAGTCTTTCAGCATTTGAAGGCTGACGTAGAGGAAGTTCCCACTCCCACACGCAGGGTCGAGGATTTTTACATCGGTCAATCGCCCCAAGAAACGTCGCACGACCGCCGAGGCCCGTGCCTGGTGCTTCTTCCGAGTAGCTTCCTTGAGTTTCTTTTTTCCTCCATCAAATTCCGCCGCAACCTTAGCCAACGCTGCTGCGGCTTCTTTCTTGACCTCTTCCCATTCTGACAACAGAGGTGCCATGATCACGGGTTCTACGATTGTCTCGATATCCTCGCGGCTCGTGTAATGAGCCCCGAGCTGCGCTCTCTTGCTGGGATCAAGGCCCCGTTCGAACAGAGTGCCGAAGATGCTTGGATCTACAGCATCCCAATCCAGTCGAGCGGCCTCCAGCAAATCGTCGAGCTCGGATTCCGTAAGGGAGAGCACCGTAGCTTCTTCAAACAGCGATCCGTTGAAGTGCTGAATTTCATTTAGGCCGAAGTCACCACCGGTGGCCATGACCCCAAACAAGTCACCTACCAACTTCGAAAACCGGGCTGGAGTAGCATGAGATTTTTCCAAGATCTCAGTAAGCAGTCCCTTGGGAAGCAACTCAATGTCCTCGGCAAACATGCAGAATACAAGTCGATCGAGAAATCTGGCCACTAGGCGGGGGTCTTCTCCTCTATCTCGAAGCCCTCGAGCAATTCGGGCAATCTTTTCTGCTGCCTTAGCCGTAATGGCCTGGCTTGTAATCCCGGGTCGCAACTTTTCCGGATCGTGGAATAGAGCTCTTAACGTTGCCATCCCCCGCTCGGTGGTCAACGACTGTAAAGTCAGCTCGTAAACCTCTGACGGAGTGTTCGTGAAATTAGTGTGAATGATTATTCGATT belongs to Candidatus Latescibacterota bacterium and includes:
- a CDS encoding N-6 DNA methylase, with the protein product MNPTEFTTKWSKSSLKERSGSQEHFIDLCRLVEHQTPGESDPSGASFCFERGASKIEGGQGWADVWKRGYFGIEYKGKNKDLDAAYQQLLQYREALENPPLLVVCDFNRIIIHTNFTNTPSEVYELTLQSLTTERGMATLRALFHDPEKLRPGITSQAITAKAAEKIARIARGLRDRGEDPRLVARFLDRLVFCMFAEDIELLPKGLLTEILEKSHATPARFSKLVGDLFGVMATGGDFGLNEIQHFNGSLFEEATVLSLTESELDDLLEAARLDWDAVDPSIFGTLFERGLDPSKRAQLGAHYTSREDIETIVEPVIMAPLLSEWEEVKKEAAAALAKVAAEFDGGKKKLKEATRKKHQARASAVVRRFLGRLTDVKILDPACGSGNFLYVSLQMLKDFEKEVILWAQSRGLEAPLPLVHPRQLYGIEINPYAFDLAQMTVWIGHLQWVRANGFGSPPQPILQALTANFRNDDAIVEINPDGEAVQPDWPEVDFIVSNPPFLGGKLLRTNLGDDYVDQMFSVWKGNVPAEADLCCYWFEKARSHIEAGKCKRAGLLATQGIRGGANRLLLKRIKESGDIFFAESDRPWVLDGAHVHISMVGFDSGSEAIRQLDGCSVTQINANLTSTVDLTQAKRLSENAGVAFMGDTKGGAFDIPEDLALRMLEEPNPHGRPNSDVLVPWVNGMDITRRSRGMWIIDFGTSGYSG